A genomic stretch from Bradyrhizobium sp. 195 includes:
- a CDS encoding substrate-binding domain-containing protein, with the protein MDRLKLKAVLGSHPHVQAVKNGELRPELFDLDFIEYTPTNTAFKPMVREQAFDVCEMAIVTFLMAKAHGKPLVLLPATMLGRFQHSYALYNPARGPLGPSDLEGKRVGIRSFTTTTGAWIRGILANDYGVNLDKIRWITFEDPHVAEYVDTTERAPKDKKILQMLLDGELDAVLGEASNDPKLKPLFSDPAAEAAKWYARRSVVPVNHLVVVTEQLAKSRPDVVAGIYDLLKRNKERMGPAASPDLLPFGVEANRKPLELIVGYAFQQALIPRRYAVEELFDATTRGLD; encoded by the coding sequence ATGGATCGTCTCAAGCTGAAGGCCGTGCTCGGCAGTCACCCCCACGTCCAGGCGGTGAAGAATGGAGAGCTCCGCCCCGAGCTCTTCGATCTCGACTTCATCGAGTACACGCCGACCAACACCGCGTTCAAGCCGATGGTGCGGGAGCAGGCCTTCGACGTCTGCGAGATGGCGATCGTCACCTTTCTGATGGCGAAGGCGCATGGCAAGCCGCTTGTGCTCCTGCCGGCGACCATGCTCGGCCGTTTCCAGCATTCCTACGCGCTCTACAATCCCGCGCGGGGACCGCTCGGACCGTCCGATCTCGAAGGCAAGCGCGTCGGCATCCGCTCGTTCACGACCACGACCGGCGCCTGGATCAGGGGGATCCTCGCCAACGACTATGGCGTGAACCTCGACAAGATCCGCTGGATCACCTTCGAGGATCCGCACGTCGCCGAATATGTCGACACCACCGAGCGTGCCCCGAAGGACAAGAAGATCCTGCAGATGCTGCTCGACGGCGAGCTCGACGCGGTCCTCGGCGAGGCCTCGAACGATCCGAAGCTAAAGCCCTTATTTTCCGATCCCGCTGCAGAAGCTGCCAAATGGTATGCCCGGCGCAGCGTCGTGCCGGTCAACCATCTCGTGGTCGTGACTGAGCAGCTCGCGAAATCGCGCCCCGACGTGGTCGCAGGCATCTATGATCTTCTCAAGCGCAATAAAGAGCGGATGGGGCCCGCAGCCTCGCCGGATCTCCTCCCGTTCGGAGTAGAGGCGAACAGGAAGCCGCTCGAGCTGATTGTCGGCTACGCATTCCAGCAGGCGCTGATCCCGCGCCGCTATGCGGTCGAGGAGCTGTTCGACGCGACAACGCGAGGATTGGACTGA
- a CDS encoding DUF1932 domain-containing protein, which translates to MMADPKRWRIGLVGYGEVGRILAEDLRQQDIKLAAYDIKLGGEQGAPLKEHAAKFGVTLAISHTELAAKCDLIISAVTASQAVPVAKACAAAINQGTWFLDFNSASPGAKQRAAALIDGAAGRYVEGAVMTSVPPYRIKVPLLLGGPGAREIEPLLNAIGFAAKVTSDKLGVASAVKMCRSIMIKGLEAMVIESFTTARAYGVEDAVLASLAETFPAINWETQGAYFFQRVIEHGRRRAEEVREVAETVREAGLTPWSAEGTAERQAWVADLADEGLFGPRGAREFARSADWRTEADRILAKIKR; encoded by the coding sequence CTGATGGCGGATCCGAAGCGATGGCGGATCGGGCTGGTCGGGTATGGTGAGGTCGGCAGGATTTTGGCCGAGGATTTGCGCCAGCAGGACATCAAACTCGCTGCCTATGATATCAAGCTCGGTGGCGAGCAGGGGGCACCGCTGAAAGAGCATGCGGCGAAATTCGGGGTGACGCTCGCAATCTCTCATACCGAGTTGGCCGCGAAATGCGATTTGATTATCTCCGCGGTCACCGCCAGCCAGGCTGTGCCGGTGGCGAAGGCCTGTGCGGCTGCGATCAACCAGGGCACCTGGTTCCTCGATTTCAACTCGGCCTCTCCAGGCGCCAAGCAGCGCGCGGCGGCACTGATCGATGGCGCTGCCGGCCGGTATGTCGAGGGCGCGGTGATGACCTCGGTGCCGCCTTATCGCATCAAGGTGCCGCTGCTGCTCGGCGGTCCCGGCGCGAGGGAGATCGAGCCGCTTCTGAACGCGATCGGCTTTGCCGCGAAGGTTACGAGCGACAAGCTCGGCGTGGCTTCGGCAGTGAAGATGTGCCGCAGCATCATGATCAAGGGCCTCGAGGCCATGGTCATCGAGAGCTTTACGACCGCGCGCGCCTATGGGGTCGAGGATGCGGTGCTGGCCTCGCTCGCGGAGACGTTTCCCGCCATCAATTGGGAGACGCAGGGCGCCTATTTCTTCCAGCGTGTGATCGAGCACGGCCGCCGACGTGCCGAAGAAGTGCGTGAGGTCGCCGAGACCGTGCGCGAGGCAGGGCTGACGCCATGGTCTGCGGAGGGCACCGCCGAGCGTCAGGCGTGGGTCGCCGATCTCGCCGATGAAGGGCTGTTTGGCCCCAGGGGCGCCAGGGAGTTCGCTCGCAGCGCCGATTGGCGTACCGAGGCAGATCGGATACTGGCGAAGATCAAGCGTTGA